Proteins co-encoded in one Marinilabiliales bacterium genomic window:
- a CDS encoding ThuA domain-containing protein, producing MRKIIFITAFTLGTAFTGCILPGCSSHNGRQADTGDEIMNILLVTGGHSFDQDSFFRMFFSLKGLCVDTLSQPRANSALLSDPVTRYDAIVFYDMWQEISPEEKEAYLALTEWGTGLVFLHHSLVSYQEWDEFTAIRGGKYYESGYDYPPEKLSGYRHDIFMDVTVIDTSHPVTEGLENFRIFDEGYSNIGVLPGVTPLLTTDHPDCHDIIAWAHTYNSSRVVYILPGHDRHAWENENYQALVANSIRWSAGRDRDGR from the coding sequence ATGAGAAAGATAATATTTATCACAGCTTTTACCCTGGGAACAGCTTTTACAGGCTGTATCCTGCCCGGGTGCAGTTCACATAACGGCCGTCAGGCAGATACCGGAGACGAAATCATGAACATCCTGCTTGTAACCGGCGGACACAGCTTTGATCAGGACAGTTTCTTCAGGATGTTCTTCTCGCTTAAAGGCCTGTGTGTTGACACTCTTTCCCAGCCCCGGGCCAACAGTGCTCTTCTCTCCGACCCGGTTACCAGGTATGATGCAATCGTTTTTTATGATATGTGGCAGGAGATATCGCCTGAAGAGAAAGAGGCTTATCTCGCACTTACAGAGTGGGGGACCGGACTTGTTTTTCTGCACCATTCGCTGGTATCGTACCAGGAATGGGACGAATTTACAGCCATACGGGGAGGCAAGTACTATGAAAGCGGCTATGACTATCCGCCGGAGAAACTGTCAGGTTACCGGCATGACATATTTATGGATGTAACCGTTATTGATACATCACACCCTGTTACCGAAGGTTTAGAGAACTTCCGCATATTCGATGAGGGATACAGCAATATAGGGGTTCTGCCGGGCGTCACTCCGCTGCTCACTACCGACCACCCCGACTGCCATGATATTATCGCATGGGCGCACACATACAACAGCTCAAGGGTTGTATATATCCTGCCGGGGCATGACCGTCATGCCTGGGAGAATGAGAACTACCAGGCCCTTGTTGCCAATTCAATCAGGTGGTCGGCAGGCAGGGACCGAGACGGCCGTTGA
- the folK gene encoding 2-amino-4-hydroxy-6-hydroxymethyldihydropteridine diphosphokinase, with amino-acid sequence MTFIGIETLSMHSAIIGVGSNISPEENVRIAEREVGLLGESLRKSRFIYTKPLLYEKQDDFLNGVFHIDTPYAYDELNDRLKEIETRLGRVRTGNKSGPRTIDLDTVIYNNQIRDADVFTRDFIKNPVIELIPELEETLNCTNYKNHFGAIQGIIDKILSLLSAPPVSVFGAGSWFRDAELPADTIDILVIAEDAAKGTEETLNRELKGAGPGAMAPCPVNAQVFGPGELEGLAAADNNEAETDVRSVPSIPGFPCLRLLYGRPDFISISSS; translated from the coding sequence GTGACATTCATCGGAATAGAAACACTGAGCATGCATAGCGCAATAATAGGAGTTGGCTCAAATATCAGTCCGGAAGAAAACGTCAGGATTGCAGAACGGGAAGTGGGTCTGTTGGGAGAGTCTCTCAGGAAATCCAGGTTTATCTATACAAAACCGCTGCTTTATGAGAAGCAGGATGATTTTCTCAACGGCGTTTTCCATATCGATACTCCTTATGCTTATGATGAACTGAACGACAGGCTGAAAGAAATTGAAACCAGGCTGGGCAGGGTAAGAACCGGAAACAAATCGGGTCCGCGGACCATTGACCTGGATACGGTTATTTATAACAACCAGATCAGGGATGCGGATGTGTTTACCAGGGATTTTATCAAAAATCCTGTAATTGAACTAATACCTGAGTTAGAAGAGACTCTTAACTGCACAAATTACAAAAACCATTTCGGGGCAATACAAGGGATCATCGACAAGATCCTTTCCCTGTTGTCAGCGCCCCCCGTATCTGTCTTTGGTGCAGGAAGCTGGTTTCGCGATGCGGAGCTGCCTGCAGACACCATTGATATCCTTGTCATAGCTGAAGACGCAGCCAAAGGAACTGAGGAAACCCTCAACCGGGAGCTCAAAGGGGCGGGCCCCGGTGCAATGGCCCCCTGCCCGGTTAATGCACAGGTATTCGGGCCCGGAGAACTGGAAGGCCTGGCAGCGGCTGATAACAATGAAGCGGAAACTGATGTCCGCTCAGTACCATCTATCCCTGGATTCCCGTGCTTAAGGCTTCTTTACGGTAGGCCGGACTTCATATCCATCTCTTCCTCCTGA
- a CDS encoding MFS transporter, producing MANNETTAGGDEAVAPGISAPRLSLREKIGYSTGDAASNLYFQTFVVFLPIFYTDVFGLPAAAMGTMFLIARIWDAVTDPVMGMIADRTNSRWGKFRPYIFTMAIPMALVGVLTFTTPEYSASGKLIYAYITYILLMMMYTAVNVPYSALMGVITPNSQERTVVSSFRFVAAFVGQTIVGAATLLLVSYFGAGNEQAGWQMTMGAYGLLAVLLLFITFISTRERVLPPKEQQTNIRQDLKELVRNRPWVLIAVATVFQLIYIVMRGSSTPYYFRYFVLDQQMSLFGLDIKLTYEVFTSSFVTAGTIATLTGAILTRLFSDKIDKKNVYSGFLITSALFSCLFYFLQPGNVMPMFILNILVSFFFGSVSVLQWAIYTDTADYGEWKFGRRATGLVMAASLFALKIGLTFGGAFVGWTLDLFGFVPLVVQSPETITGIRLLMSVFPAIFGITGGLIMLAYPLTNKTMVNIEKDLTARRG from the coding sequence ATGGCAAATAATGAAACCACTGCGGGCGGCGACGAAGCTGTTGCTCCCGGCATATCCGCCCCAAGGCTGTCGCTCCGTGAAAAGATAGGCTACAGCACCGGCGATGCCGCCTCAAATCTTTATTTTCAGACCTTTGTGGTGTTCCTTCCCATTTTCTATACTGATGTTTTCGGGTTGCCTGCGGCAGCAATGGGAACGATGTTCCTTATTGCCAGGATATGGGATGCGGTAACCGACCCCGTCATGGGGATGATAGCCGACAGGACCAATTCCAGGTGGGGGAAGTTCAGGCCCTACATCTTCACCATGGCCATTCCGATGGCACTGGTAGGGGTGCTTACATTCACGACACCTGAATACAGTGCATCAGGCAAGCTGATCTATGCATACATCACCTATATACTGCTGATGATGATGTATACAGCGGTCAATGTTCCATATTCTGCGCTGATGGGTGTTATCACGCCCAATTCACAGGAGCGTACCGTGGTATCTTCTTTCAGGTTTGTGGCTGCATTTGTCGGACAGACCATCGTGGGTGCGGCAACACTGCTTCTGGTCAGTTACTTTGGTGCAGGAAACGAACAGGCAGGATGGCAGATGACCATGGGTGCGTATGGCCTGCTTGCCGTGTTGCTTCTGTTTATCACCTTCATCTCGACCAGGGAGAGGGTGCTTCCGCCAAAGGAGCAGCAGACCAATATCAGGCAGGACCTGAAAGAGCTGGTAAGAAACAGGCCCTGGGTCCTGATTGCCGTTGCCACCGTGTTTCAGCTGATATACATTGTGATGCGCGGCTCTTCAACTCCATACTATTTCAGGTATTTTGTGCTCGACCAGCAGATGTCGCTGTTCGGACTTGACATAAAACTGACATATGAGGTCTTTACCTCATCGTTCGTTACCGCAGGTACCATAGCTACCCTCACGGGCGCCATACTGACCAGGTTGTTCTCAGACAAGATAGACAAGAAGAATGTCTATTCGGGATTTCTAATTACAAGCGCGTTGTTCTCCTGCCTTTTCTACTTCCTGCAGCCCGGGAATGTGATGCCAATGTTCATTCTCAATATTCTGGTTTCATTCTTTTTCGGATCGGTATCGGTCCTTCAGTGGGCAATATATACCGATACGGCTGACTATGGAGAGTGGAAATTCGGGAGGCGTGCGACGGGACTTGTAATGGCTGCATCGCTGTTTGCGCTGAAGATAGGACTTACCTTCGGCGGCGCTTTCGTAGGGTGGACACTTGATTTGTTCGGCTTTGTGCCGCTGGTTGTGCAGTCACCCGAGACGATTACCGGGATCAGGCTGCTGATGAGTGTTTTTCCTGCCATATTCGGGATAACCGGGGGACTCATAATGCTGGCATACCCGTTAACCAACAAAACGATGGTGAATATTGAGAAGGACCTTACAGCAAGACGGGGGTAA
- a CDS encoding endo-1,4-beta-xylanase, translating into MFTSCGVADDAPAGLKDYYEEAFMIGTALNANQIYERDVKGAELTKIHFNAITPENASKWGPIHPQPGEYNFEPVDRFVEFGEENDMFMIGHTLVWHSQTPGWVFRDEDGNFLDRDALLERMRDHIHTVAGRYRGRIQAWDVVNEALNMDGSMRETHWYNIIGKDYLVKAFEYAREADPDAELYYNDYSLENPAKREGAIRLIRYLQENGAPVTGIGTQGHWHLPDPSLAEIEKTITEFAALGIDVMITELDICVLPAAWEYSGADISMVAEMQEGLDPYTEGLPDDVQQQLADRYRDIFEIFLRHRDKISRVTFWGVTDGDSWKNNFPVRGRTNYPLLFDREWEPKPAYYSVVEVAEEILGR; encoded by the coding sequence ATGTTCACTTCATGCGGCGTTGCAGATGATGCTCCCGCAGGCCTCAAGGACTATTATGAAGAGGCTTTCATGATTGGTACCGCCCTTAATGCCAACCAGATATATGAAAGGGATGTTAAAGGCGCAGAGCTCACAAAGATCCACTTTAATGCCATTACACCTGAGAATGCAAGTAAATGGGGCCCTATACACCCTCAGCCGGGCGAATACAATTTCGAACCGGTCGACCGGTTTGTTGAATTTGGCGAGGAGAATGATATGTTCATGATCGGCCACACCCTGGTATGGCACAGCCAGACACCGGGATGGGTGTTCAGGGATGAGGATGGCAACTTCCTCGACCGCGATGCCCTGCTTGAGAGGATGAGGGACCATATCCACACCGTTGCAGGAAGGTACAGGGGAAGAATTCAGGCATGGGACGTGGTCAATGAGGCACTCAATATGGACGGTTCCATGCGTGAGACCCACTGGTACAACATCATAGGGAAGGACTACCTGGTGAAGGCATTTGAGTACGCCCGCGAGGCAGATCCTGATGCCGAACTGTACTACAATGACTACTCGCTTGAGAATCCCGCAAAGAGGGAGGGCGCCATCAGGCTTATCAGGTACCTGCAGGAAAACGGAGCCCCGGTCACCGGCATAGGGACCCAGGGCCACTGGCATCTGCCGGATCCCTCACTGGCGGAGATAGAGAAGACGATAACTGAATTTGCCGCCCTCGGCATCGATGTGATGATAACGGAGCTGGATATCTGCGTCCTCCCTGCAGCTTGGGAGTATTCGGGAGCAGACATCTCCATGGTGGCAGAGATGCAGGAGGGGCTCGATCCCTATACCGAAGGGCTGCCCGACGACGTTCAGCAGCAGCTGGCTGACCGCTACCGTGACATATTCGAAATATTCCTCAGGCACCGTGACAAGATATCAAGGGTGACCTTCTGGGGAGTGACTGACGGCGATTCATGGAAGAACAACTTCCCCGTACGCGGCCGTACCAACTATCCCCTGCTGTTTGACAGGGAGTGGGAGCCCAAACCGGCCTATTACTCGGTCGTCGAGGTGGCTGAAGAGATTTTGGGCAGATAG
- a CDS encoding FolB domain-containing protein has translation MTGIQIKNLRLRAVIGANDWEREVLQDVVISIRFKYDAQKAEMSDQVEDVFNYKTLTKRIIDEVEASRFNLLESLVNHVYKIVKENKEVQDVTVTVEKPNALRFCDNVIAVKSDKD, from the coding sequence ATGACAGGCATTCAGATAAAGAACCTGCGCCTGAGGGCGGTTATCGGTGCAAATGACTGGGAGCGTGAAGTTCTGCAGGATGTTGTTATTTCAATCAGATTTAAGTATGATGCTCAGAAGGCAGAGATGAGCGACCAGGTTGAAGATGTTTTTAATTACAAGACTCTGACAAAGAGAATTATAGACGAGGTTGAGGCCTCCAGGTTCAATCTGCTGGAGAGCCTTGTTAATCATGTATACAAGATTGTAAAGGAGAACAAGGAGGTGCAGGACGTTACTGTAACCGTTGAAAAACCCAATGCCCTGAGGTTCTGCGACAATGTCATTGCCGTTAAATCAGATAAGGATTAG
- a CDS encoding beta-glucosidase, with translation MIKKENTPPGDLPYMNPALTPEERVKDLISRMTLEEKAAQMVCVWNEKNETLVDENGNFDPEKAKAAYSNGRFPGQVGRPGDAGGGRNAREMAELTNDIQKFFIEKSRLGIPVVFHEECLHGLAEKGATSFPQPIALAGTFNTRLVKDLYAMTAEEARVRGAHQALTPVVDVARDPRWGRVEETFGEDPYLVAQMGVAAVTGFQGDRTFKNRKNLIATLKHFAAHGQPESGMNCAPVNVSERVLRETFLYPFKEAIQKAGAISVMPAYNEIDGVPSHANRWLLRDVLRGEWGFSGYTVSDYYAIWELGYRPDTHGHFVAADRRESAILAVRAGVNIELPEPDCYLHLVDLVNEGVLKETELDELIEPMLLWKFRFGLFEDPYVDPDQAARISGSEENRRIALEAARESITLLKNSDNLLPLDINKAGTIAVIGPNANRSLLGGYSGVPVNDVTVLDGIKAFAGDKAKVVYSEGCKITVGGSWNEDEVVPSDPEEDRRQIAEAVKVAGEADVIIVALGGNEQTSREAWMLNHMGDRTSIDMVGRQDELLRAMTGTGKPVVALLFNGRPLSVNYAEENATALLECWYIGQETGHAVADVLFGNSNPGGKLPITVPRSAGHIPAFYNHKPSARRGYLFDEVSPLFPFGYGLSYTTFRIDNVRLEKESIGRDETTAVLADVTNTGGREGSEVVQMYIRDLVSSVTRPVKELKGFEKVYLAPGEKKTVSLAVTPESLAFWDINMEYVVEPGEFEIMVGNSSRDEDLEKVVLRVK, from the coding sequence ATGATAAAGAAGGAAAACACCCCGCCCGGGGATCTGCCCTACATGAACCCCGCACTTACACCTGAAGAGCGGGTGAAAGACCTTATCTCACGGATGACGCTTGAAGAGAAGGCGGCACAGATGGTGTGCGTATGGAACGAAAAGAACGAGACCCTTGTCGATGAGAACGGTAATTTTGATCCGGAAAAGGCTAAGGCCGCCTACAGCAACGGCCGGTTTCCCGGACAGGTCGGGCGTCCCGGTGATGCAGGGGGAGGCCGCAACGCCCGTGAGATGGCAGAGCTTACAAATGATATACAGAAGTTCTTCATTGAAAAGAGCAGGCTTGGCATACCCGTGGTTTTTCATGAGGAATGCCTGCACGGACTGGCAGAGAAGGGTGCGACAAGCTTCCCGCAGCCCATAGCGCTGGCCGGCACCTTCAATACCCGCCTGGTAAAAGATCTGTACGCCATGACCGCCGAAGAGGCGCGGGTCAGGGGAGCCCACCAGGCGCTCACCCCGGTGGTTGATGTTGCCAGGGACCCGAGGTGGGGCAGGGTAGAGGAAACCTTCGGCGAAGACCCCTACCTGGTGGCGCAGATGGGTGTTGCTGCGGTAACGGGTTTTCAGGGCGACCGCACTTTCAAAAACAGGAAGAACCTGATAGCCACGCTCAAGCATTTTGCCGCACACGGCCAGCCGGAATCGGGCATGAACTGCGCCCCTGTAAATGTTTCAGAACGGGTGCTGCGTGAAACGTTCCTCTATCCTTTCAAAGAGGCAATACAAAAGGCTGGTGCAATAAGTGTCATGCCGGCATATAACGAGATAGACGGAGTGCCTTCTCATGCCAACAGGTGGCTTCTAAGGGATGTGCTTCGCGGTGAGTGGGGTTTCAGTGGTTATACCGTATCAGATTATTATGCTATATGGGAGCTTGGTTACCGTCCCGACACACATGGGCATTTCGTTGCGGCCGACCGCAGGGAGTCGGCCATCCTGGCTGTCCGCGCCGGCGTTAACATTGAACTGCCCGAACCGGACTGCTACCTGCATCTTGTTGACCTGGTAAATGAGGGAGTCCTGAAGGAAACTGAGCTGGATGAGCTTATTGAGCCCATGCTTCTGTGGAAATTCAGGTTCGGGCTTTTTGAGGATCCCTATGTGGACCCTGATCAGGCTGCGCGTATCTCAGGTTCGGAGGAGAACCGGCGTATTGCACTGGAGGCGGCGCGGGAGAGCATTACCCTGTTGAAGAACAGCGACAACCTGCTGCCGCTCGACATTAATAAGGCAGGTACCATAGCCGTAATAGGCCCCAATGCAAACAGGAGCCTGCTGGGTGGATACAGTGGCGTTCCCGTTAATGATGTCACCGTGCTGGATGGCATCAAAGCTTTTGCCGGAGACAAGGCAAAGGTTGTTTACAGCGAAGGCTGCAAGATCACTGTCGGCGGCTCATGGAACGAAGATGAGGTGGTGCCGTCCGATCCGGAAGAGGACCGCAGGCAGATAGCCGAAGCTGTTAAGGTGGCCGGAGAGGCCGATGTCATAATCGTCGCTTTGGGCGGAAACGAGCAGACCTCGCGCGAGGCATGGATGCTCAACCATATGGGCGACCGCACCAGCATAGACATGGTAGGCAGGCAGGATGAGCTGCTCAGGGCCATGACAGGTACCGGCAAGCCTGTGGTGGCGCTGCTGTTTAACGGCAGGCCCCTTTCCGTCAATTATGCTGAAGAAAATGCAACGGCCCTGCTTGAGTGCTGGTATATCGGACAGGAGACGGGGCATGCAGTGGCTGATGTGCTTTTCGGCAACTCGAACCCCGGGGGAAAACTGCCGATAACGGTTCCGCGTTCAGCGGGACATATACCGGCCTTTTACAACCATAAGCCATCGGCCCGCCGCGGGTACCTCTTTGACGAGGTCTCTCCGCTGTTCCCCTTCGGATACGGGCTGAGCTACACGACATTCAGGATTGACAATGTAAGGCTTGAGAAGGAGAGTATAGGCCGGGATGAGACAACGGCCGTGCTTGCCGATGTGACCAATACGGGTGGCAGGGAAGGATCTGAGGTGGTGCAGATGTACATAAGAGACCTGGTCAGCTCGGTCACCAGGCCGGTAAAGGAGCTTAAGGGCTTTGAGAAGGTGTACCTCGCACCCGGGGAGAAGAAGACCGTATCTCTGGCTGTAACGCCCGAATCTCTTGCATTCTGGGACATAAACATGGAGTATGTGGTTGAGCCCGGCGAGTTTGAGATCATGGTCGGCAACTCCTCACGGGATGAGGACCTTGAAAAGGTTGTTTTGCGGGTAAAATAG
- a CDS encoding amino acid permease, whose translation MQTNSGRKFGTAPVFFTAISTILGAILFLRFGFAVGTLGFWGVVLIILLGHMVTVPTALALSEIATNKRVEGGGEYFIISRSFGLNIGATIGIALYLSQAISVAFYVIAFTEAFQFFFDFVKGTLGFTVPRQVISLPVMFFLSVLIVKKGANQGVKVLYIVVIVLAASLFLFFMGTTPHAEEAGFSLANAEFRNMDSFFVVFAIIFPAFTGMTAGVGLSGDLKSPGRSIPLGTLAATFGGLVIYLFITYKLANSAGPEDLVSDQLIMAGIAKWGVFFIPLGLAASTVSSALGSVMVAPRTLQALAGDRSFPLARINRFLSRTRKEDNEPVNASVVTCIIAFVFVALGDVNVVAQIISMFFLVTYGSLCLISFLNHFGSSPSYRPYFRSKWFISLTGFIVATWVMFKISMVYTLLAFGMIILIYIYVNSYHKNRRNLASIFTNTIMQINRKMQVYFQKKRVSGAESEWRPSAICISKNTFERDNAIKLLSWISYKYGFGTYLHRIDGYYSKSTFELAKAELNRLINNVGADSSVYIDTIISPSNTSAIAQSIQIPGIAGMENNMIIFDYDKEKPEELDDIIDNIELVRSGNFDVCILAASRRPVINRNGIHVWIKSIDADNANLMILLSFIILGHPDWQGGNIMIYDICREDELKEVRQRMDDLVKSGRLPITAQNIKYVIQKEGIKPQSIINEYSADAGLTIIGFREESLKHGNKKILEGYDRLGNILFVHACSEKIIE comes from the coding sequence ATGCAAACAAACAGCGGCAGGAAATTCGGGACCGCTCCCGTGTTTTTTACGGCAATCTCAACCATACTGGGGGCAATCCTGTTCCTGCGTTTCGGATTTGCGGTGGGCACCCTGGGATTCTGGGGTGTTGTATTGATAATTCTGCTGGGGCATATGGTCACCGTCCCCACCGCCCTGGCACTTTCGGAAATAGCAACCAATAAAAGGGTTGAGGGCGGCGGTGAATATTTTATCATTTCCCGTTCGTTCGGCCTGAATATAGGTGCCACGATCGGGATCGCCCTGTACCTGTCACAGGCCATAAGCGTGGCATTTTATGTTATTGCCTTTACCGAGGCGTTCCAGTTTTTCTTTGATTTTGTAAAAGGAACACTGGGTTTTACAGTTCCCCGACAGGTAATCAGCCTTCCTGTGATGTTTTTTCTTTCAGTTCTGATAGTTAAAAAGGGCGCAAATCAGGGGGTAAAAGTCCTCTATATTGTTGTGATAGTGCTGGCGGCATCACTGTTTCTTTTCTTTATGGGCACAACGCCACATGCAGAAGAAGCGGGCTTTAGCCTGGCCAACGCCGAGTTTCGCAATATGGACAGTTTTTTCGTTGTGTTTGCAATTATATTCCCGGCATTTACCGGCATGACGGCAGGCGTGGGATTGTCGGGAGACCTTAAAAGTCCGGGAAGGTCAATTCCACTGGGAACGCTGGCTGCCACTTTCGGGGGACTTGTAATATATCTCTTCATCACATACAAGCTGGCCAATTCAGCCGGCCCTGAAGATCTGGTATCAGACCAGCTTATAATGGCGGGCATTGCAAAGTGGGGTGTTTTCTTCATACCGCTGGGCCTGGCTGCTTCAACGGTATCTTCAGCCCTCGGTTCGGTAATGGTAGCCCCCCGCACGTTGCAGGCCCTTGCCGGCGACAGGTCGTTCCCGCTGGCACGCATTAACCGGTTCCTCAGCCGGACAAGGAAAGAGGATAACGAGCCGGTCAACGCATCGGTTGTTACATGCATAATAGCCTTTGTATTTGTTGCACTGGGTGATGTAAACGTTGTGGCCCAGATAATTTCCATGTTCTTCCTGGTGACCTACGGCTCGCTGTGCCTGATCTCATTTCTTAATCACTTCGGGTCATCACCCTCTTACAGGCCCTATTTCAGGTCAAAATGGTTTATCTCCCTTACCGGTTTTATTGTTGCCACCTGGGTAATGTTCAAGATCAGCATGGTTTATACATTGCTTGCATTTGGGATGATAATTTTGATCTATATATACGTCAATTCATATCACAAAAACAGGCGGAACCTGGCCTCCATTTTCACCAATACCATAATGCAGATCAACAGGAAGATGCAGGTCTATTTCCAGAAGAAGAGGGTGAGCGGCGCAGAATCCGAATGGAGGCCCAGCGCCATATGCATATCAAAAAACACATTTGAGAGAGACAACGCCATTAAATTATTAAGCTGGATATCTTACAAGTACGGTTTTGGCACCTACCTGCACCGTATAGACGGGTATTACTCAAAAAGCACTTTTGAGCTGGCAAAGGCCGAGCTGAACAGGCTCATAAACAATGTGGGTGCCGACAGCTCCGTGTATATCGATACCATAATCTCGCCGTCCAACACCTCTGCCATTGCACAGTCAATACAGATACCCGGGATAGCAGGGATGGAAAACAACATGATAATATTCGATTATGACAAGGAAAAACCCGAAGAGCTTGACGATATTATCGACAACATTGAACTTGTGAGGTCAGGTAACTTCGATGTCTGCATACTTGCCGCCAGCCGCAGGCCGGTAATTAACAGGAACGGGATCCATGTATGGATAAAGAGTATTGACGCCGATAATGCCAACCTTATGATACTGCTCAGCTTTATTATCCTGGGCCATCCTGACTGGCAGGGGGGAAATATTATGATATATGACATCTGCCGCGAGGATGAACTGAAGGAGGTCCGTCAGCGGATGGACGACCTGGTCAAAAGCGGCAGGTTGCCCATCACCGCGCAGAATATAAAATATGTAATCCAGAAGGAGGGGATTAAGCCCCAATCGATCATTAATGAGTATTCGGCCGACGCCGGACTTACCATAATAGGATTCCGTGAAGAGAGCCTGAAGCATGGCAACAAGAAAATTCTTGAGGGGTATGACAGACTTGGCAATATTCTTTTTGTCCATGCATGCAGCGAAAAGATAATAGAATAA
- the corA gene encoding magnesium and cobalt transport protein CorA, with protein sequence MITLRKKVGLPPGSLVFTGKQHAEEVLIDIIDYGPDSFKQLSVENIEDCFSYRDSDGITWIDIKGVHDSKLVSELGEHFGIHPLVLEDILNTNQRPKTEAFDNYLFIVLKMLSYNEEENIIESEQVSMIVGRGYVISLQEKEEDVLDPLRERLRKGKGRIRKAGADYLAYAILDVIADNYFLLLEKLGEQMDDFEDRLLKGPDQETLKQLYILKRETFLLRKSVWPLREVVTQLERAESQLIKKDTVPFLRDLYDHTIRVIETVETHREMTAGLIELYLSSNSNRMNEVMKVLTIIATIFIPLTFIVGIYGMNFTYMPELEWPWAYFAILFIMLAIGTGMMVYFRRKRWI encoded by the coding sequence ATGATAACACTGAGGAAAAAAGTGGGCCTGCCGCCGGGAAGTCTTGTATTTACAGGCAAGCAGCATGCCGAAGAGGTGCTGATCGATATTATCGATTACGGACCGGACAGCTTTAAGCAGCTGAGTGTGGAGAACATAGAGGATTGTTTCTCTTACAGGGACTCTGATGGAATAACGTGGATCGACATCAAGGGGGTGCATGACAGCAAACTGGTATCGGAGCTGGGTGAACATTTCGGAATACACCCGCTTGTGCTGGAGGATATTCTGAACACTAACCAGAGGCCAAAGACGGAAGCTTTTGATAATTACCTGTTTATAGTGTTAAAGATGCTCTCTTACAACGAAGAAGAAAACATTATCGAATCCGAGCAGGTGAGCATGATCGTTGGCCGCGGCTATGTCATCTCACTGCAGGAGAAAGAGGAGGATGTGCTTGATCCCCTGCGGGAGAGGTTAAGAAAGGGGAAAGGCCGGATCAGGAAGGCAGGGGCTGATTACCTGGCCTATGCAATTCTTGATGTGATAGCCGACAACTACTTCCTGCTGCTGGAAAAGCTTGGGGAGCAGATGGATGATTTTGAGGACAGGCTGCTGAAGGGACCGGACCAGGAAACGCTCAAGCAACTTTATATCCTGAAAAGGGAGACCTTCCTTCTAAGGAAGTCCGTCTGGCCACTCAGGGAGGTAGTGACCCAGCTTGAACGCGCAGAGTCGCAACTCATAAAGAAAGATACCGTACCTTTTTTACGTGACCTGTACGACCACACCATCCGTGTAATTGAAACGGTGGAAACCCACAGGGAGATGACTGCCGGACTTATTGAACTTTACCTCTCAAGCAACAGCAACAGGATGAACGAGGTGATGAAGGTCCTTACCATCATTGCCACCATCTTTATTCCGCTGACCTTCATAGTAGGTATCTACGGCATGAACTTCACCTATATGCCCGAGCTTGAATGGCCGTGGGCCTATTTTGCCATTCTCTTCATAATGCTGGCAATCGGTACCGGGATGATGGTTTACTTCAGGAGGAAGAGATGGATATGA
- a CDS encoding SDR family oxidoreductase yields MSQNKSVLVTGGSDRLGREIAMYFASTGYDVALHYSRSLEKARSTREDILSEYDVKCEIFRADFSNEQETQKLIADVSQVFRISCLVNNASVFYENSFSDKGTEGLIAFFDVNFRAPYILTKQFAEIAPEGASIINILDTKITEATTRHFDYLLSKKFLAVFTRQAAMELAPKIRVNGIAPGIILPPEGKDEEYIERMAESIPLQKRGYPENIINSVDFFTKDNFVTGQIIYNDGGENL; encoded by the coding sequence ATGTCACAGAATAAAAGTGTACTGGTAACGGGTGGATCGGACAGGCTTGGAAGAGAAATAGCCATGTACTTCGCCTCAACCGGGTATGACGTTGCACTGCACTACAGCAGGTCGCTTGAAAAGGCCCGGTCGACCAGGGAGGATATATTGTCGGAATATGATGTGAAATGTGAGATTTTCAGGGCAGATTTCAGCAATGAACAGGAGACGCAAAAGCTTATAGCTGATGTAAGCCAGGTTTTCAGGATCAGCTGCCTGGTTAACAATGCGTCGGTCTTCTATGAAAACAGCTTCTCTGATAAAGGCACAGAGGGCCTTATCGCGTTTTTTGATGTAAATTTCAGGGCGCCATATATCCTGACAAAGCAGTTTGCGGAAATTGCCCCTGAAGGCGCCTCAATAATAAATATACTTGATACAAAGATCACTGAAGCTACTACCAGGCACTTTGACTACCTTCTGTCGAAAAAATTCCTGGCGGTATTTACAAGGCAGGCTGCCATGGAGCTGGCTCCCAAAATAAGGGTCAACGGTATTGCTCCGGGAATTATCCTTCCGCCGGAAGGCAAGGATGAAGAGTATATTGAGAGAATGGCAGAAAGCATTCCGCTGCAAAAGAGAGGATATCCCGAAAACATTATCAATTCAGTAGACTTCTTTACTAAAGATAATTTTGTAACCGGCCAGATCATCTATAATGATGGTGGCGAAAACTTATAA